DNA from Acidobacteriota bacterium:
GGCGGATCGCACGGGTTCCTATGCCGGCACGCTCTGGACCCTCGGCGGCCTCGCGGTCCTGGGGGCGGCGTCGATCTGGTTCTGCCGCCCTCCGGACCGGCCAGCATTCGTCGGGCAACCGCAGGCCGGCGAGTACACTGGTCCCGGTACCACAGAGGAGAACTGACATGGGCAAGCAGAAGATGCCGATCGCCCTCTTTGCCGTGGTCGCCCTGGCGTCGGCACCGCTCGTCGCGCAGGCCGGAGAATCCGGCCTGGAACGAACGCCTTGGGGAACTCCGGATCTGCGCGGGATCTGGGACTTCCGGACGATCACGCCGCTTGAGCGGCCGGAGGAACTCGGTGAGCAGGAACGCTTCGGCAGCGCGGAGGCCGCCGCCGAGTTCGAGCAGCGGACGCTGGCGCGGCGGAACAAGGACCGGCGGACGAGAGATGGTCTTTCCGCCCAGGCCGATGTCGCGAACGCCTACAACCAGTTCTGGTGGGACTACGGGGACAAGCTGACCGAGGACCGGCGCACCTCGCTCATCGTCGATCCTCCCGACGGCCGGATTCCAGAACTGACCCAGGTCGCGAAGCAGCGGGTCGCGGAGCGCGCCGCGGCGCGTCGCCGGCCGGCGCACGGCCCGGAGGATCGGGGCGTGGCCGAACGGTGCATCCTGGGCTTTAACGCCGGACCGCCGATGAGCCCGAGCGCCTACAACAACAACGTCCAGATCTTCCAGACCGAGGACACGGTCGTGCTGCTGGTCGAGATGGTCCACGATTCGCGGGTCGTGCCTCTCGACGGGCGGCCGACCCTTCAGGACGACGTGCGCCAGTGGCGGGGCGACTCACGGGGCCACTGGGAGGGCGACACCCTGGTCGTCGTGACGACGAACTTCACCGATCAGACGAGTTTCCGGGGTTCGGGCCCGAACATGCGTCTGACCGAGAGGTTCACGAGAGTCGGAGAGGACCGGCTCGTCTACGAGTACACGATCGACGACCCGGAGTCCTTCGCGGGTCCCTGGACGGCGGTCATTCCGATGAGCAGGAATCCGCTGCCCATGTTCGAGTACGCCTGCCACGAGGGGAACTACGGCATGCTGAACCTGCTGCGCGGCGCCCGGGCGGAGGACGCCGAAGCCGAGGCGGCCGCCAGGGCGGAGACCTCGGGCGGTTGAGGCCGGTCGTCGACCCGCGCGCGTTGCCTTGACGATCGCCACCGTCGGCCTGCTCCATCCAGGGGCGATGGGCGTCACCGTCGGCGCGGCGGTGCGAGAGCCGGTCCGGGTCGTGTGGGCGTCCGGGGGACGGAGCCGGGAGACCCGTGCCCGGGCCGCGGGCGCCGGTTTCGAGGATCTGGGCACGCTCGCCGCCGTGACCGCGGCGGCCGACGTCGTGTTCTCGGTCTGCCCTCCCCATGGGGCCCTGGCGCTTGCCGAGGCGGTCGCCGCGACCGGTTTCGACGGCCTCTATCTCGATGCGAACGCGGTGTCGCCCGCGACGGCGCTCGAGATCGCCGAAGCCGCTGCGGCAGGCGGAGCGCGGTTCGTGGACGGCGGCATCGTCGGGCCGCCGGCGGTCCGGCAGGGGACCACGCGGCTTTACCTCTCAGGAAACGCCGCGGGGCAACTGACTGCCCTGTTCGAGGATTCGGCCCTCGAGGCAATCGATCTCGAGGCGGATGTCGGCGCCGCCTCGGCGCTGAAGATGTGCTACGCGGGCTTCACCAAGGGCAGCGCCGCTCTGCTGCTTTCGCTACGGGCCGCGGCCAGCGCCTACGGTGTAGAAGAAGGCCTCCTCGGGGAGTGGAGCCGCTCCCAACCGGGATTGGAGAAGAGGAGCCTCCGTGCGGCGGCCACGGCAGCTCCGAAGGCATGGCGCTTCGCCGGCGAGATGGAGGAGATCGCTTCGACCCTCGAGGCGGCGGGGCTGCCGGATGGGTTCCATCGGGCCGCGGCGGAGGCCTACGTGCGGCTCGCCGGCTTCCGTGGCGAGCCGGAGGAGGTGGCGGTCGAGGAGGTCGTCGCGGCTTTGCTGCAACCGGCCGACGGCGCGTAAGGACAACGAAAAAGGGCGGCCCCGGAAGGCCGCCCTTGCTCGCTGCCGGTAGCCGGCTTGGCTACATCATGCCGCCCATGCCGCCCATGTCGGGGGCGGGCGGGGCTTCCGGCTTGTCTTCCTTGATCTCGGAGACGAGAGCCTCCGTGGTCAGCATGAGGCCGGCGATCGACGCGGCGTTCTGCAGCGCCGTCGTGGTGACCTTGGCCGGGTCGATGACGCCGGCGGCGATCAGGTCTTCCATCTCGCCATTGGCCGCGTTGTAGCCGACCGAACCGGTCTGCGCCTTCGCGTCGCGGACGATGACCGAGCCCTCGACGCCGGCGTTCTCGGCGATCTGCCGGGTCGGCTCCTCGAGCGCGCGCTTGACGATCGAGATGCCGATGCCCACGTCGCCGTTCTCGCTCAGCCCGGCGACCGCTTCGATCGCGCGCAGCAGGGCCACGCCGCCGCCCGGCACG
Protein-coding regions in this window:
- a CDS encoding DUF1932 domain-containing protein, coding for MTIATVGLLHPGAMGVTVGAAVREPVRVVWASGGRSRETRARAAGAGFEDLGTLAAVTAAADVVFSVCPPHGALALAEAVAATGFDGLYLDANAVSPATALEIAEAAAAGGARFVDGGIVGPPAVRQGTTRLYLSGNAAGQLTALFEDSALEAIDLEADVGAASALKMCYAGFTKGSAALLLSLRAAASAYGVEEGLLGEWSRSQPGLEKRSLRAAATAAPKAWRFAGEMEEIASTLEAAGLPDGFHRAAAEAYVRLAGFRGEPEEVAVEEVVAALLQPADGA